The proteins below come from a single Labilithrix sp. genomic window:
- a CDS encoding tyrosine-type recombinase/integrase, giving the protein MAAYVESIRRAPRTLTEREQKALLRVTGEHRSGWRDHVLFAMALGTGLRTHELVALDVGDVFDDAGRVRRRLVLRVFKGDGRGDDDGQEVLLPEGLRAKLEKLWTWKGGDGESLDRGAPLFVSQRGTRLSTRQLRHAFAVWQERAGFERHVSLHALRHTACSSVYALSKDLRLTQRFARHRSVVTTMVYTHPSDDDLARAVEQLRC; this is encoded by the coding sequence ATGGCTGCGTACGTCGAGTCGATCCGCCGAGCCCCGCGCACGCTGACCGAGCGCGAGCAGAAGGCGCTCCTGCGCGTGACGGGCGAGCACCGCTCCGGCTGGCGTGACCACGTCCTCTTCGCGATGGCGCTCGGCACCGGGCTGCGGACGCACGAGCTGGTCGCGCTCGACGTCGGCGATGTGTTCGACGACGCCGGGCGCGTGCGGCGTCGCCTCGTGCTGCGCGTGTTCAAGGGTGACGGACGCGGCGACGACGACGGCCAGGAGGTGCTGCTCCCCGAGGGGCTCCGCGCCAAGCTCGAGAAGCTCTGGACGTGGAAGGGCGGCGACGGCGAGAGCCTCGACCGCGGCGCCCCGCTCTTCGTGAGTCAGCGAGGCACGCGGCTCTCGACGCGGCAGCTCCGGCACGCCTTCGCGGTCTGGCAGGAGCGCGCGGGCTTCGAGCGTCACGTGAGCCTGCATGCGCTTCGCCACACGGCGTGCAGCTCGGTCTACGCGCTGTCGAAGGACCTGCGACTGACCCAGCGCTTCGCCCGGCACCGGAGCGTCGTCACCACGATGGTCTACACGCACCCGAGCGACGACGACCTCGCGCGCGCCGTCGAACAGCTCCGCTGCTGA
- a CDS encoding ribbon-helix-helix protein, CopG family, producing the protein MTSTTRRTLESLSKLRLPELQARFAEIVGEPTRSPNKTFLQRRIREALEAREQQTNAEPTTPATTTTEPGPKVKLTKLSVAELQAMYCEIVGRETRSSNSAYLVWKLRQAQKGRVRVGPIERRAPGEAADIKVLPLRMTAAEVEALDEAWRRLGFKSRTAMIRKAIEGMLG; encoded by the coding sequence ATGACCAGCACCACCCGCCGCACCCTCGAGTCACTCTCCAAGCTGCGCCTCCCCGAGCTGCAGGCCCGGTTCGCCGAGATCGTCGGCGAGCCCACACGCTCGCCGAACAAGACGTTCTTGCAGCGCCGGATCCGCGAGGCGCTCGAAGCCCGCGAGCAGCAGACGAACGCGGAGCCGACGACACCGGCGACCACGACAACGGAGCCGGGCCCGAAGGTGAAGCTGACCAAGCTTTCGGTCGCCGAGCTCCAGGCGATGTACTGCGAGATCGTCGGGCGCGAGACCCGGTCCTCGAACTCGGCGTACCTGGTGTGGAAGCTGAGGCAGGCGCAGAAGGGTCGCGTCCGCGTCGGACCGATCGAGCGTCGCGCGCCCGGCGAGGCCGCCGACATCAAGGTCCTGCCGCTCCGCATGACCGCCGCCGAGGTCGAGGCCCTCGATGAGGCGTGGCGCCGGCTCGGCTTCAAGAGCCGGACGGCGATGATCCGCAAGGCGATCGAGGGGATGCTCGGCTGA
- the lspA gene encoding signal peptidase II yields MLRSRLRSVLLVLLALGLFGCDEATKSVARERLAEGSVEIVRGAVELRYVQNDDIAFSAFRQLGVAHSPAFLAVLALVGIIGAVGLAIASTRWCARVGLALVIGGALGNFADRVARGYVVDFIHVHGWPVFNVADIAVVVGVGVLLLSRMRKEKEAPPSTVA; encoded by the coding sequence ATGCTTCGTTCGCGGCTTCGGTCGGTCCTTCTCGTTCTTCTCGCGCTTGGCCTCTTTGGGTGCGATGAGGCTACGAAGAGCGTTGCGCGGGAGCGGCTTGCTGAGGGCAGCGTCGAGATCGTGCGGGGGGCGGTGGAGCTGCGGTATGTCCAGAATGACGACATCGCGTTCAGCGCGTTTCGGCAGCTTGGGGTCGCGCATTCGCCGGCGTTTCTTGCGGTGCTCGCGCTCGTCGGGATCATCGGGGCGGTCGGGCTCGCGATCGCGTCGACGCGGTGGTGTGCGCGGGTTGGGCTTGCGCTCGTGATCGGTGGGGCGCTCGGGAACTTTGCGGACCGCGTCGCGCGTGGGTACGTCGTGGACTTCATCCACGTGCACGGGTGGCCCGTGTTCAACGTCGCCGACATCGCCGTCGTCGTCGGGGTCGGCGTGCTGCTCCTCTCGCGGATGCGGAAGGAGAAGGAGGCGCCCCCGTCTACGGTCGCCTGA